A region from the Natronorubrum halophilum genome encodes:
- the cutA gene encoding divalent-cation tolerance protein CutA gives MPTAYITVPPADADEIAETLIEERLAACVNQLSTTSTYRWDGEVHRDDEVILLAKTTPDAYDRLVERVRERHPHDVPCIERFDESDVLESFAAWWAESVE, from the coding sequence ATGCCGACCGCCTATATTACGGTGCCACCGGCCGACGCCGACGAAATCGCCGAAACGCTGATCGAGGAACGGCTTGCAGCCTGCGTGAATCAGTTGTCAACCACGTCCACCTACCGCTGGGACGGCGAGGTACACCGCGACGACGAGGTGATACTGCTCGCGAAGACCACACCTGACGCCTACGATCGGTTGGTCGAGCGAGTGCGAGAGCGCCACCCCCACGACGTGCCGTGTATCGAGCGCTTCGACGAGAGCGACGTCCTCGAGTCGTTCGCGGCGTGGTGGGCGGAAAGCGTCGAGTAA
- a CDS encoding phosphoenolpyruvate carboxykinase (ATP) — protein sequence MSETGAETRPLVRQLPDPTTASNVRYNPSLAELRELAADDETTTEFGSPSYVSENRSRSADRTKNTVDDEFSEHDHELVDEALGLAGDREMVCVDRLMGRHSDATFCCRLFVPVEHARIALGWANLFEPTDGRDPDLYTVQLPDYDETAIRVLPEAGVTAVLGTDYIGEAKKSFLRLFMFRLKERGGLGLHAGSKRVRVRDADDELHTVGQLFMGLSATGKSTLTSHGCWLEDPEDAAMLQDDVCGLLPDGSVPGSEGEGLFIKTIGLNEAEQPELYEAATHESAVFDNVAVDDDGTVHFDEDRYTSNSRAIVRREHLESADDEIDLERMDQVFFITRNPLMPPVAKLTTEQAAVAFMLGESIETSAGDPSRAGESIRVVGTNPFIVGPEGEEGNIFRGLIDALDAECYVINTGYLGAKSKDIGVTESVTVLTEAARGTIEWTDDERIGLTIPESVPRLDIEEYYVPDHVEDYDEAVAALRAERREYLAQFDELREEIRDAVY from the coding sequence ATGTCCGAAACCGGGGCTGAGACCCGTCCGCTGGTCCGACAGCTTCCCGACCCAACGACTGCGTCGAACGTCCGGTACAACCCATCGCTCGCGGAACTTCGCGAACTCGCGGCCGACGACGAGACGACGACCGAGTTCGGATCGCCGTCGTACGTCAGCGAGAATCGATCGCGGAGCGCGGATCGGACGAAAAACACCGTCGATGACGAGTTCTCCGAGCACGATCACGAACTCGTCGACGAGGCGCTCGGCCTCGCCGGCGACCGCGAAATGGTCTGTGTCGACCGCCTGATGGGGCGTCATTCGGACGCAACGTTCTGTTGTCGTCTGTTCGTTCCCGTCGAACACGCCCGGATCGCACTGGGGTGGGCGAACCTGTTCGAGCCGACCGACGGCCGCGACCCAGATCTGTACACCGTCCAGCTACCCGACTACGACGAGACGGCGATCCGCGTGCTCCCCGAGGCCGGCGTGACCGCCGTGCTCGGAACCGACTACATCGGCGAAGCCAAGAAGTCGTTCCTGCGGCTGTTCATGTTTCGGCTCAAAGAACGGGGCGGACTCGGCCTCCACGCCGGCAGCAAGCGCGTTCGCGTTCGCGACGCCGACGACGAACTGCACACGGTGGGACAGTTGTTCATGGGTCTCTCCGCGACCGGCAAGTCGACGCTGACCTCCCACGGCTGCTGGCTCGAGGATCCCGAGGACGCCGCGATGTTGCAGGACGACGTCTGTGGACTCCTCCCGGACGGCTCCGTTCCCGGCAGCGAGGGCGAGGGGCTGTTCATCAAAACCATCGGTCTCAATGAAGCCGAGCAGCCGGAACTCTACGAGGCCGCAACCCACGAGTCGGCGGTTTTCGACAACGTCGCCGTCGACGACGACGGAACGGTACACTTCGACGAGGATCGGTACACCTCGAACTCCCGAGCGATCGTCCGGCGCGAGCACCTCGAGAGCGCCGACGATGAGATCGACCTCGAGCGGATGGATCAGGTCTTTTTCATCACCCGAAACCCGCTGATGCCACCGGTCGCGAAGCTGACCACCGAGCAGGCGGCCGTCGCTTTCATGCTCGGCGAGTCGATCGAAACCAGCGCCGGCGATCCGTCTCGAGCGGGCGAGTCGATCCGCGTCGTCGGCACGAATCCGTTCATCGTCGGCCCCGAGGGCGAGGAGGGGAACATCTTCCGGGGCCTCATCGACGCACTCGACGCCGAGTGTTACGTCATCAACACGGGCTATCTCGGCGCGAAGTCCAAAGATATCGGCGTGACGGAATCCGTGACGGTGCTCACCGAGGCCGCGCGCGGAACGATCGAATGGACCGACGACGAGCGAATCGGGCTGACGATTCCCGAGTCGGTCCCGCGACTGGACATCGAGGAGTACTACGTTCCCGATCACGTCGAGGACTACGACGAGGCCGTCGCGGCGCTGCGAGCCGAACGGCGCGAGTACCTCGCGCAGTTCGACGAACTCCGCGAGGAGATCAGAGACGCCGTTTACTGA
- a CDS encoding 50S ribosomal protein L11 — translation MAGTIEVLVPGGQANPGPPLGPELGPTPVDVQAVVQQINDQTEAFDGTEVPVTVEYDDDGSFEIDVGVPPTAALIKDEAGFETGSGEPQKDFVADISVEQVKKIAEQKHPDLLAYDTINAAKEVVGTCASMGVTIEGDDAREFKEKVDGGEYDDVLAAEAEA, via the coding sequence ATGGCTGGAACCATCGAAGTGCTCGTTCCGGGTGGCCAGGCCAACCCTGGCCCACCGCTCGGTCCCGAGCTCGGACCGACCCCCGTCGACGTGCAAGCTGTCGTACAGCAGATCAACGACCAGACGGAAGCGTTCGACGGCACCGAAGTGCCCGTCACCGTCGAATACGATGACGACGGCTCGTTCGAGATCGACGTCGGCGTCCCACCGACCGCGGCACTCATCAAGGACGAGGCCGGGTTCGAAACGGGTAGCGGCGAACCCCAGAAGGACTTCGTCGCCGACATCTCGGTCGAACAGGTCAAGAAAATCGCCGAGCAGAAACACCCCGACCTGCTCGCCTACGATACGATCAACGCGGCGAAGGAAGTCGTCGGCACCTGCGCCTCGATGGGCGTCACCATCGAAGGCGACGACGCTCGCGAGTTCAAGGAGAAGGTCGACGGCGGCGAGTACGACGACGTTCTTGCAGCCGAAGCGGAAGCGTAG
- a CDS encoding HEWD family protein, with protein MSPQVRTPTARVCERCDRAEHWDTTLEAWQLVREDGEKQVGNPHCLHEWDINGTFNPVVQNES; from the coding sequence ATGAGTCCACAGGTACGAACGCCAACGGCGCGCGTCTGCGAACGGTGCGACCGCGCGGAACACTGGGATACCACCCTCGAGGCGTGGCAACTCGTCCGCGAGGACGGCGAAAAGCAAGTCGGCAATCCGCACTGTCTCCACGAGTGGGATATCAACGGGACGTTCAATCCGGTCGTTCAGAACGAAAGCTAA